GGGATCCACCGCGATGCAATGGCCGCCGACGCCGGGCCCGGGCCGCAGGATGTTCACGCGCGGGTGGCGGTTCGCCAGCTCGATGACGCGCCAGGCATCCAGCCCATGGCGCGCCGCGATCAGCGAAAGCTCATTGGCGAAGGCGATGTTCACGTCGCGGAAGGCGTTCTCCGAGAGCTTCACCATCTCGGCCGTCGCCGCATCCGTGCCCACCACCTCGCCACGCACGAAGAGGCGGTAGAAGGCCTGGGCGCGGCGCGTGGCCTCGTGCGTCAGGCCGCCGGCCACGCGGTCATTCTCCACCAACTCGGTCAGGATGCGGCCGGGCAGCACGCGCTCCGGCCCATAGGCGATGGCGAGGTCGGTGAGGCCGGGGCGGAGTTCGCGCAACAGCGCGCCCACGCGCGCTGTTGTGCCGATGGGGCTCGTGCTCTCCAGCAGCACGAGGTTGCCCGGGCGCAGCGCGGGAGCAAGCGCCCGCGTCGCGTCCCAGACATGGTCCAGCAGCGGGGCCTGGCCGGGCCCGAGTGGCGTCGGCACCGCGATGATGAACACATCGGCCGGCGGCGGCTCGGCGTGCACTGTGAAATGGCCGGCGCGGAGCGCGCGCTCCAGCAACGCCTCGACCGCGGCCTCGGTGATGTGGATGCGGCCTGCGGCCAG
This region of Sediminicoccus rosea genomic DNA includes:
- a CDS encoding nucleotide sugar dehydrogenase; this encodes MNPRVTVIGLGYVGLPTAALLASRGMAVQGVDSNAEVRATLAAGRIHITEAAVEALLERALRAGHFTVHAEPPPADVFIIAVPTPLGPGQAPLLDHVWDATRALAPALRPGNLVLLESTSPIGTTARVGALLRELRPGLTDLAIAYGPERVLPGRILTELVENDRVAGGLTHEATRRAQAFYRLFVRGEVVGTDAATAEMVKLSENAFRDVNIAFANELSLIAARHGLDAWRVIELANRHPRVNILRPGPGVGGHCIAVDPWFLAHGAPQAARLIPAARAVDAAKRAAVLEEASALCTAGERVICLGLAFKADVGDLRESPALDIATELARRHPGQVVVVEPHLPAAPAGLPAPLLPLDQALAGPGALLVLTDHAAFRRIRPEQRAGRRILDTRGLFRDEEDM